The sequence TGCTGGGAGTTCCTAACAATTGGGAAACATTTCCAGAACAAATTAACTCACCTTTATGAAGAATTGCAATGCGATCGCAAATCAATTCTACTTCGTTAAGAATGTGGCTGTTGAAAAAAATTGTTTTACCCTCACCCTTCAGGTTTAAAATAATTTCACGCATTTGATAGCGCCCAACTGGATCTAAACCAGACATTGGTTCGTCGAGAAATATCAAATCTGGATCGTTAATTAAAGTTTGCGCCATAGCAACCCGCTGTTGCATTCCCTTACTATAGCGACGCATCAGTTTTTTACGAGCATCAAATTTAGACAACCCAACCAATTCTAATAATTGAGGTATGCGTTGTTTTTGTACCTTTTTCGGGATTTGGAATAATTGGGCGCTCCAAACCAAAAATTCCCAGCCAGTCAGGAAATCGTAAAGATAAGTATTTTCCGGTAAATAGCCGATGTTTTCCTTGGCAGTGCGATCGCCGAGTGGTTTTCCTAATAATAAACCTCGCCCCGAAGTTGGACGGATAATGCCCAACAGTAGTTTGAGTAAAGTAGTTTTACCAGCACCATTTTGTCCGAGCAAGCCAAAAGTCTCTCCTCGGTAGACTTTCAAAGAACAGTTCTTAAGAGACACAACTTTTTGGTTCATCCAAAAACCAGTGCGGTAAACTTTTCGCAGTTCCGAAGTGAGAACTACTGGAGAATCTTGAGTTGTATTGGGAGAAAACGCAGCTTCTTCAACAGACTTCATCAGAACCCACAGAACGGTAAACTAATTACAAGATACCCACTTGTGTGCTGAGAATAACAATTTAATTTGAGAAAAGTTTATTTGCCAGGGAGTAGGAAGTAGTAAGTAGTTAAAATTTTTGACATTTCTTAATTTTTATAAAGCTTCGCATAAATAACAATCCATAAACGTATAGAGAATGTAGATAAGTAATGTAGGAGAGCATTGCTGAAAATCAGAAATGCTCAATTTTCATGCTGTATCTAAACATTGCTATGAGCCAGGGATAAATTTATGCTTCAAATGACTGATAGTTTCTCTGATTTAAAAGTGAATATTGATTCTATTTCTGATTTTTCTTGGAGCGATGTAAAAGAAGTTGCCGATTGTGCTTTGTTCAAGACTACGGGGAAATATCTTAGCGATATTGAAGTTAAAGTACTTCAAGCTTCCTGGATGCAGAAAACTTATGATGAAATGGCAATTAGTTATGGTTACAGCGCTGAATATTTAAATAAGGATGTAGGTAATAAATTATGGCATAAACTTAGTAAAGCTGTGGAAGAAAAAGTTACTAAGAAGAATTTTAAAGCCGCATTAAAAAGAATATGGGAGAAACAAGATAATTTTATTACAACTGAAGTTAGAGAAGAATTATTTGTCACATCAAAAATTAAGCAGATACCTTTTCCAGAGAGTTCTGTAGCACCGGATTCTAATTTTTATATTGAAAGAAATAATTTAGAAAATCTCTGTGACGAGACAATCATTAAACCCGGTTCTTTAATTCGCATCAAAGCACCAAAGTTAATGGGTAAGACTTCTTTAACAAATAGAATTATCGCTAACGCGAAGAATCAAAATTATCAAACCGTTTATTTAGATTTAAGTAGCGTCGAGCGGAGAATTTTAACAGATTTAGATAAATTCCTGCGCTGGCTTTGCTGTATGGTTGGCAGACAATTAAAATTAGAAAATCAATTAAATGATTATTGGGATTCTGATATTTTAGGCAGTAATGATAACTGTACCGTATATTTTGAAGAATATTTACTGGCAGAGATAGACTCTCCTATAGTATTGGCTTTAGATAATATAGATAAAATTTTTGCTTATACAGAAGTTATTGAAGATTTTTTTGGAATGCTGCGGAGTTGGCACGAAAAAGCGAAAATATCGGAGATTTGGCAGCAATTACGTTTAGTATTAGCGCATTCTACAGAAGTTTATGTTCCTTTAGATATTAATCAATCGCCGTTTAATGCTGGAGTACCTGTAGAATTAGTTGAATTTAATCAACAGCAAGTAGAAAAACTAGTTGCAATACACGGTTTAAATTGGAATGAAATTCAGATACAGGAATTAATAAAATTAGTAGGAGGTCATCCTTTTTTATTAAGATTAGCAATGTACCAGGTGTCTGCAAAAAATTTAAATTTAGAAAAGTTATTGCAAGAAGCTTCGATGGAAGCGGGAATTTATAGCAATCATTTACGAGGATATTTAGAGATTTTACAAAAATCTCCAGAATTGGCTGAGGCTTTTAAAATTGTTGTTAATTCATCCGAACCAGTCGAATTGAATTCAATCGGGATTTATAAATTGCACAGTATGGGTTTAGTCGAAAAATTAGATAATTGTGTCAAACCTAGCTGTAATTTATATCGAGATTATTTTCAACGAGTTTTGGTGTAAGATTTTTTTGATTAGTTTATTTGTCTCCGAAATTTATCGAAACGTAACAGTGTTACGTCTTTTAAGGTTTATGTAAAAACTATAGGAATCCGGTTTTATTTTTGAATAAATTGAGTATTTGTAGGGTGCGTTATGGCTTTAGCCTAACGCACCTAAACCTAGATATTATGATGCGTTGCGCTACGCGACAACACACCCTACATATTTTTCAATAATCAAATAGTAATCCTATAACTTAAAAAACTAGTGCAATCAACTATTAAGTTTCTACATTCAATAAATTGTAATGTTCAGAAATATTTGCCGTTCCTAATTTAAGAGCAATATCATTTTTTTAAATAAGTATAAAAAACCCACCCAGTAAATGGGTGGGTATGTCAATCAAAATAGGATATGAGAATTCTCTAGTTGTGGTTAATTATTCTGCAAAATACCTTCAATGGTTTTAGTCAATTCCCCTGGTTTCCCACTACTTTGATTGGTAAGAACACTAATTACGGTTTTATCGCTGCGATTTATCCGCCAGTAAGACTTAGCGCCCCTTTGAGATCCACTATGAGACAATTTATTATTAGTAGAATAAGTATTCAGTGATTTTTCTGAGACAAAAGAACCATCCAAAACCTTCATTCCCAAACGAGTCAAATCTGTTACAGATGATTCCAATCCACCACCGGGATATTTCCAACTGAGGTTATCGCGGTTTGCAGGTACGCTCTTACCGTTTGAAAGACTGTAGATTTTAGCTCTTTCGGGATTCGATTGATTGCGAAATTCTGGTTTAAGAGTTGGTATATTAAGTCTTTGATTGATTTCACGTTTAATCAATCCCGAAAATGATTTATTTGTAGCACCTTCTAAAGCTGCTCCTAAAACTGTATAACCATGAGTGGTGTAACATCTCTTAGAATCGGGTGAAAACATTAATGGATTGTCTTGGAATAAAGTGCTTGCTTGGGTAGCAGTAGAATATTGCGTATTACTCGAATCTTTCCAAGCTGAATTATTAGGAACTTCACAATTTTTGCGTTTGCTACCTCGATAGTGTCGAATACCCGAACGGTGACGCATCAATTGCTCAACTGTATGGGTGTGATGGTTGGGTAAACTAGGGACATAGAAGCGAGTGGGTTTATCAAGGGAAATTTGATTTAAATCCAGCAAACGCATGGTTAACAATGCTGTTACTAATTTGCTAACCGATGCATGTCTGGAAACAGTATCAGCACTATAAACTTTGTTGTTTTGAATATCCGCAAAACCAAATCCACGGGAATAAATTATTTTGCCATTTCGAGCAATTGCAACGCTGATTCCAGCTAATTTATTTTCGTTTTTGTATCGCTTAATTGCACTATCAACGGCTGTTTTCCCCGACCAACTCAGACGACTGCCATTCTGTCTCCAAACTCCAGCGTAGCGGGTACCTTGAGCGGTTGGGTATGCTTCAAAATCGACTAGTCGATATCCTTCGTCTTTGTAAGT comes from Rivularia sp. PCC 7116 and encodes:
- a CDS encoding ABC transporter ATP-binding protein, translating into MKSVEEAAFSPNTTQDSPVVLTSELRKVYRTGFWMNQKVVSLKNCSLKVYRGETFGLLGQNGAGKTTLLKLLLGIIRPTSGRGLLLGKPLGDRTAKENIGYLPENTYLYDFLTGWEFLVWSAQLFQIPKKVQKQRIPQLLELVGLSKFDARKKLMRRYSKGMQQRVAMAQTLINDPDLIFLDEPMSGLDPVGRYQMREIILNLKGEGKTIFFNSHILNEVELICDRIAILHKGELICSGNVSQLLGTPSTYRVKGKGGDWESLQKWMPSLKSLSDGCWQGELEGEMYDFLASLRLMGGYLLSLNAYRPSLEEFFVQKIKSEV
- a CDS encoding AAA-like domain-containing protein, which gives rise to MLQMTDSFSDLKVNIDSISDFSWSDVKEVADCALFKTTGKYLSDIEVKVLQASWMQKTYDEMAISYGYSAEYLNKDVGNKLWHKLSKAVEEKVTKKNFKAALKRIWEKQDNFITTEVREELFVTSKIKQIPFPESSVAPDSNFYIERNNLENLCDETIIKPGSLIRIKAPKLMGKTSLTNRIIANAKNQNYQTVYLDLSSVERRILTDLDKFLRWLCCMVGRQLKLENQLNDYWDSDILGSNDNCTVYFEEYLLAEIDSPIVLALDNIDKIFAYTEVIEDFFGMLRSWHEKAKISEIWQQLRLVLAHSTEVYVPLDINQSPFNAGVPVELVEFNQQQVEKLVAIHGLNWNEIQIQELIKLVGGHPFLLRLAMYQVSAKNLNLEKLLQEASMEAGIYSNHLRGYLEILQKSPELAEAFKIVVNSSEPVELNSIGIYKLHSMGLVEKLDNCVKPSCNLYRDYFQRVLV
- a CDS encoding serine hydrolase; protein product: MKLTTLVTSITIGLALSTIASNPVFAGTISDPNDVNWASIRGLSSDAFGKYFQKKKSQGYRVIDIEVDKINGQTRYSAIYQKNTDRRGWASLRNLTHEQFSQRWKDYRNKGYRLIDQEAYKIGSQRRYAGVWEENKEKLGWVSYRNVDSAEFSKRFKNYKNQGYRIVDVEAYPSGGKTKYSAIWVKNTAGLGWAEYRDMSKSTYASKFKEFKQKGYRVLDIESYKQGSTQKYAAIWVKNTNGRGWAARRDMSANWFGNWWKTYKDEGYRLVDFEAYPTAQGTRYAGVWRQNGSRLSWSGKTAVDSAIKRYKNENKLAGISVAIARNGKIIYSRGFGFADIQNNKVYSADTVSRHASVSKLVTALLTMRLLDLNQISLDKPTRFYVPSLPNHHTHTVEQLMRHRSGIRHYRGSKRKNCEVPNNSAWKDSSNTQYSTATQASTLFQDNPLMFSPDSKRCYTTHGYTVLGAALEGATNKSFSGLIKREINQRLNIPTLKPEFRNQSNPERAKIYSLSNGKSVPANRDNLSWKYPGGGLESSVTDLTRLGMKVLDGSFVSEKSLNTYSTNNKLSHSGSQRGAKSYWRINRSDKTVISVLTNQSSGKPGELTKTIEGILQNN